In Scleropages formosus chromosome 18, fSclFor1.1, whole genome shotgun sequence, one DNA window encodes the following:
- the LOC108940578 gene encoding galanin receptor type 1-like: MEPAGSANGSAGLPWVAKPSEPGGAPAAQLFGIGTDNFVTLVVFGVIFTLGVLGNSLVITVLARSKPGKPRSTTNIFILNLSIADLSYLLLCVPFQSTIYMLDTWVLGSFVCKFVHYFFTVSMLVSIFTLSAMSVDRYVAIVHARKASSVRVARHALLGVLAIWVLSLAAAVPVARHQIIFERDNDTFCWELWPVQSHRKAYMIGTFLFGYVLPLLLISFCYAKVLNHLHKKLRNMSKKSEASKKKTAQTVLVVVVVFCISWLPHHVVHLWVEFGTFPLNQASFVFRVTAHCMAYSNSSVNPIIYAFLSENFRKAYKQVFRCQVASESPLNDIKEIRSKMDTAPSTNCTNV, encoded by the exons ATGGAGCCCGCGGGCTCCGCCAACGGCTCGGCCGGGTTGCCGTGGGTCGCGAAGCCCTCTGAGCCCGGGGGCGCGCCCGCCGCGCAGCTCTTCGGCATCGGGACCGACAACTTCGTGACCCTCGTGGTCTTCGGGGTCATCTTCACGCTGGGGGTGCTGGGCAACTCGCTGGTGATCACGGTGCTGGCGCGCAGCAAGCCGGGCAAGCCGCGCAGCACCACCAACATCTTCATCCTGAACCTGAGCATCGCCGACCTCTCCTACCTGCTCCTCTGTGTCCCCTTCCAGTCCACCATCTACATGCTGGACACCTGGGTGCTCGGGTCCTTCGTCTGCAAGTTCGTGCACTACTTCTTCACCGTCTCCATGCTCGTGAGCATCTTCACGCTCTCGGCCATGTCCGTGGACCGCTACGTGGCCATCGTGCACGCGCGCAAGGCGTCCTCGGTGCGCGTGGCGCGCCACGCGCTCCTCGGCGTGCTCGCCATCTGGGTGCTGTCGCTGGCGGCGGCCGTGCCCGTCGCGCGCCACCAGATCATCTTCGAGCGCGACAACGACACCTTCTGCTGGGAGTTGTGGCCGGTGCAGAGCCACCGGAAGGCGTATATGATCGGCACCTTCCTCTTCGGCTAcgtgctgccgctgctgctcaTCTCCTTCTGCTACGCCAAG gtttTAAATCACTTGCACAAAAAGTTGAGGAACATGTCCAAAAAATCAGAGGCGTCAAAAAAGAAG ACTGCGCAGACCGTGCTGGTGGTGGTCGTGGTCTTCTGCATCTCCTGGCTGCCGCATCACGTGGTGCACCTGTGGGTGGAGTTCGGCACGTTCCCGCTCAACCAGGCGTCCTTCGTGTTCCGCGTCACCGCCCACTGCATGGCCTACAGCAACTCCTCGGTGAACCCCATCATCTACGCCTTCCTGTCGGAGAACTTCAGGAAGGCCTACAAGCAGGTGTTCCGGTGCCAGGTGGCCAGCGAGTCGCCGCTCAACGACATCAAGGAGATACGGAGCAAGATGGACACGGCGCCCTCGACCAACTGCACCAACGTGTGA